The following proteins are co-located in the Mus caroli chromosome 7, CAROLI_EIJ_v1.1, whole genome shotgun sequence genome:
- the Chrna10 gene encoding neuronal acetylcholine receptor subunit alpha-10, translated as MERNRRWSQRGWEQQRYKDQVQTGDQKESLNLWFPGTVHLIRASSACCFTSLLKTCPPSGCGSDMGTRSHHLGPGFLLLLFLPAECLGAEGRLAHKLFRDLFANYTNALRPVADTDQTLNVTLEVTLSQIIDMDERNQVLTLYLWIRQEWTDAYLHWDPKAYGDLDAIRIPSSLVWRPDIVLYNKADTQPPASASTNVVVQHDGAVRWDAPAITRSSCRVDVSAFPFDAQRCGLTFGSWTHGGHQLDVRPRGTSASLADFVENVEWRVLGMPARRRVLTYGCCSEPYPDVTFTLLLRRRAAAYVCNLLLPCVFISLLAPLAFHLPADSGEKVSLGVTVLLALTVFQLILAESMPPAESVPLIGKYYMATMTMVTFSTALTILIMNLHYCGPNAHPVPAWARVLLLGHLAKGLCVRERGEPCGQSKPLESAPSLQPSAGPPAGPCHEPRCLCHQEALLHHVASIAGTFRSHRAAQRRHEDWKRLARVMDRFFLGIFFCMALVMSLLVLVQAL; from the exons ATGGAAAGGAACAGAAGATGGAGCCAGAGAGGCTGGGAACAGCAAAGATACAAGGACCAGGTGCAAACAGGAGACCAGAAGGAAAGCCTCAATCTCTGGTTTCCAGGTACTGTCCACCTCATCCGTGCCAGCAGCGCCTGTTGCTTTACATCTCTCCTCAAGACTTGCCCACCCTCTGGCTGTGGTAGCGACATGGGGACCAGGAGCCATCACCTGGGCCCTGGGTTTCTGCTCCTGCTCTTTCTCCCTGCAG AGTGCCTGGGAGCTGAGGGTAGACTGGCTCACAAGCTGTTTCGTGACCTGTTTGCCAACTATACAAATGCCTTGAGACCAGTGGCAGACACAGACCAGACTCTAAATGTGACCCTGGAGGTGACGTTGTCTCAGATCATTGATATG GATGAACGGAACCAGGTGCTGACCTTGTACTTGTGGATCCGGCAGGAGTGGACAGACGCCTACCTACACTGGGACCCCAAAGCCTACGGTGACTTGGATGCAATTCGAATTCCCAGCAGTCTAGTGTGGCGACCAGACATCGTACTTTACAACAA GGCGGACACGCAGCCACCTGCCTCGGCCAGCACCAACGTGGTTGTGCAGCACGACGGTGCTGTGCGCTGGGACGCACCGGCCATCACACGCAGCTCGTGCCGTGTGGATGTGTCTGCCTTCCCATTTGACGCTCAGCGCTGTGGCCTGACCTTCGGATCATGGACGCACGGAGGGCACCAGCTGGATGTGCGACCTCGGGGCACTTCCGCCAGTCTGGCCGACTTCGTGGAAAACGTTGAATGGCGTGTGCTAGGCATGCCAGCGCGCAGGCGCGTGCTCACCTATGGCTGCTGCTCCGAACCCTACCCAGATGTGACCTTCACTCTGCTGCTGCGCCGCCGCGCAGCTGCCTACGTGTGCAACCTACTGCTGCCCTGTGTGTTCATCTCCCTGCTGGCACCACTGGCCTTCCACCTGCCCGCTGACTCCGGGGAGAAGGTGTCTCTGGGTGTCACCGTGCTCCTGGCGCTCACCGTCTTCCAGCTGATCCTGGCCGAGAGCATGCCACCTGCAGAGAGCGTTCCACTCATCG GAAAGTACTATATGGCCACTATGACCATGGTCACATTCTCCACAGCGCTTACTATCCTCATTATGAATCTGCATTACTGTGGCCCTAATGCACATCCAGTACCTGCCTGGGCTCGGGTCCTCCTGCTGGGACACCTAGCCAAAGGCCTGTGCGTGCGGGAACGAGGGGAGCCCTGTGGACAGTCCAAGCCATTAGAGTCAGCCCCCAGCCTCCAGCCTTCAGCAGGTCCCCCAGCGGGCCCTTGTCATGAGCCACGGTGTCTATGCCACCAGGAAGCCCTTCTGCATCACGTAGCTTCCATTGCCGGCACCTTCCGCAGCCACCGGGCTGCCCAGCGCCGCCATGAAGATTGGAAGCGCCTGGCTAGAGTGATGGACCGCTTTTTCCTAGGCATCTTCTTCTGCATGGCTCTGGTCATGAGCCTCCTGGTACTGGTGCAAGCCCTGTAA
- the Art1 gene encoding GPI-linked NAD(P)(+)--arginine ADP-ribosyltransferase 1 translates to MKIPAMMSLLLVSVGLRDGVQVQGYSISQLDIFSQETPLDMAPASFDDQYAGCLADMTAALPDLNHSEFQANKVYADGWAQANNQWQERRSWGSVWGSLPPSPPGFRDEHGVALLAYTANSPLHKEFNAAVREAGRSRAHYLHHFSFKTLHFLLTEALQLLRSHRSRGCRQVYRGVHGLRFRPAGPGATVRLGGFASASLKNVAAQQFGEDTFFGIWTCLGAPIRGYSFFPEEEEVLIPPFETFQVINTSRPTQGPARIYLRALGKRSTYNCEYIKEKKCRSGPCWLGSSAPGSISASCSLLLLLLFLVLSALPENPGLQQLTRC, encoded by the exons ATGAAGATTCCTGCTATGATGTCTCTCCTACTGGTgtctgtgggtctcagggatggaGTTCAG GTTCAAGGTTACTCCATCTCACAACTAGACATCTTTTCTCAAGAAACACCCCTGGACATGGCCCCAGCGTCCTTTGATGACCAGTATGCTGGCTGCCTGGCAGACATGACAGCGGCCCTGCCAGATCTCAACCACTCAGAGTTTCAGGCCAACAAAGTATACGCGGATGGCTGGGCTCAGGCCAACAATCAGTGGCAGGAGCGCAGGTCCTGGGGGTCCGTGTGGGGTTCCTTGCCCCCATCACCGCCGGGCTTCCGGGATGAGCACGGGGTGGCGCTGCTGGCCTACACCGCCAACAGCCCCCTGCACAAGGAGTTCAACGCGGCAGTGCGTGAGGCGGGACGTTCTCGGGCCCATTACCTCCACCACTTCTCCTTCAAGACCCTCCACTTCCTGCTCACCGAGGCCCTGCAACTGCTCCGGAGCCACCGATCTCGCGGGTGCCGGCAGGTGTACAGGGGGGTGCACGGCCTGCGCTTTCGGCCAGCGGGGCCTGGCGCCACCGTTAGGCTGGGGGGCTTTGCTTCTGCGTCCCTCAAGAACGTTGCCGCCCAACAATTTGGCGAGGACACCTTCTTCGGTATCTGGACCTGCCTTGGGGCCCCCATCAGGGGCTACTCCTTTTTCCCTGAAGAGGAGGAGGTGCTGATCCCCCCTTTCGAAACTTTCCAGGTGATCAATACAAGCCGACCCACCCAGGGTCCCGCACGCATCTACCTCCGCGCTCTGGGCAAACGCAGTACATACAACTGCGAATACATCAAAG aaaaGAAGTGCAGGTCTGGGCCCTGCTGGCTGGGTAGCTCAG CCCCAGgctccatttctgcttcctgctctcttctgctgctgctcttgtTCCTTGTGCTGAGCGCCCTTCCAGAGAATCCAGGTCTCCAGCAACTTACCCGATGTTGA